In the genome of Cryptomeria japonica chromosome 8, Sugi_1.0, whole genome shotgun sequence, one region contains:
- the LOC131857637 gene encoding uncharacterized protein LOC131857637: MKPQTSTANITYDGIFVQSSTSLANETKEATILEWLFKEENEDREVQHCEVSPEQYGQGYKIIQRMGYLGTCPLGKHQQGIIKPIKLQTKSMNDKNGLGYHLYASSNQKQNSYQQLKWRKKTLHQASQEVNREKTQAEYQKEQEELAIKREEEDYNKVPKVLAGTRQEV, encoded by the coding sequence ATGAAACCACAAACTTCAACTGCAAACATCacctatgatggtatttttgtgcagtcctctacttcccttgccaATGAAACAAAAGAGGCAACTATTCTtgaatggcttttcaaagaagaaaatgaagatagagaagTGCAACACTGTGAAGTTTCCCCTGAACAGTATGGTCAAGGCTATAAGATAatccaacgcatgggatatttaggtacatGTCCTTTGGGAAAGCATCAACAAGGAATCATCAAACCCAtcaagctacaaactaagtctatgaATGACAAAAATGGACTTGGATACCATCTATATGcatcatcaaatcaaaaacaaaattCTTATCAGCAgcttaagtggaggaaaaagacacTACATCAAGCATCACAGGAAGTAAACAGAGAAAAAACCCAAGCAGAGTatcagaaagaacaagaagaactcgcaatcaagagagaagaagaagattatAACAAAGTTCCAAAGGTATTAGCAGGAACCAGACAAGAAGTATAA